In Flavobacteriales bacterium, the following are encoded in one genomic region:
- a CDS encoding VWA domain-containing protein, which translates to MLRYENSEWLLLLIVVPIIIVLFILAIRWRKKAIKEFGESHMVFKLMPMASFRKIRIKFFLFCLSIISIIIGLANPQIGSKMEEVKREGVDLMIAIDLSNSMLAEDLQPNRLMRAKQSISRLIDRLDGDRIGLVVFAGDAYVQLPITTDYSAAKLFLSTINTNIVPTQGTAIGKAIELSINSFDVSNDQNKAIIIITDGENHEDDAIQKAKEAEEMGIFVHTIGMGSAEGSPIPIKNRYGSITSYQKDKSGNTVITKLNEEMLKEIAAKGGGSYIRANSTQSSLDALFKEINKMEKKEIGSKVFTDYKDRFQWFLGIALLLLIIESLLRNTKKKWSNKINLFEENEK; encoded by the coding sequence ATGTTGAGATACGAAAATAGCGAATGGTTACTCTTACTAATTGTTGTCCCAATAATTATCGTCCTTTTTATATTGGCAATACGTTGGAGAAAAAAAGCCATAAAAGAATTTGGAGAAAGTCACATGGTTTTTAAATTAATGCCAATGGCATCTTTCCGAAAAATAAGAATTAAGTTTTTTCTGTTTTGTTTATCCATCATTTCCATAATCATTGGATTGGCTAATCCACAAATTGGTTCAAAAATGGAAGAGGTCAAAAGAGAAGGTGTCGATTTAATGATTGCCATTGACCTCTCTAACAGTATGCTGGCCGAAGATCTTCAGCCAAACCGATTAATGCGTGCAAAACAGTCCATCTCCAGATTAATCGACAGATTAGACGGCGATAGAATTGGATTGGTAGTCTTCGCTGGTGATGCCTATGTACAGTTGCCAATCACTACGGATTATTCTGCTGCCAAGCTATTCTTATCAACTATTAATACCAATATAGTACCAACACAAGGTACTGCAATTGGAAAAGCCATAGAACTATCCATTAATAGTTTTGATGTAAGCAACGACCAAAACAAAGCTATTATCATTATTACTGACGGAGAAAATCACGAAGACGACGCTATTCAAAAAGCCAAAGAAGCCGAAGAAATGGGCATATTCGTACACACCATAGGCATGGGGTCTGCTGAAGGTAGCCCTATTCCAATAAAAAATAGATATGGCAGTATAACGTCATACCAAAAAGATAAAAGCGGAAATACCGTTATTACTAAGCTAAATGAAGAGATGCTAAAAGAAATAGCTGCCAAGGGTGGTGGCTCATACATCAGAGCAAACTCTACACAAAGCAGCCTAGATGCTCTTTTCAAAGAGATTAATAAAATGGAAAAGAAAGAGATTGGCTCAAAAGTTTTTACAGACTATAAAGATAGATTCCAATGGTTTTTAGGTATTGCATTATTGCTATTAATTATAGAATCTTTACTCAGAAATACCAAAAAAAAATGGAGTAATAAAATCAATTTATTTGAAGAAAATGAAAAGTAA
- a CDS encoding MoxR family ATPase gives MDSTSNVDIKELNEKINKNSAFIDMLMMEMNKVIVGQKHMTERLLIGLLSNGHILLEGVPGLAKTLAINTLANTLDANFSRIQFTPDLLPADVLGTQIYSPKNETFSIKKGPIFANFVLADEINRAPAKVQSALLEAMQERQITIGEESFKLDEPFLVLATQNPVEQEGTYPLPEAQVDRFMLKVVIDYPKKEEEKLIVRHNLAKSFPTANQILKTKDILAARELVKEVYMDEKIEQYIVDIVFATRYPEQYGLKKFENLISFGASPRASISLALASKAYAFIQRRGYVIPEDIRSICHDVLRHRIGLSYEAEAENISSEDIITEILNTVEIP, from the coding sequence ATGGATTCAACTTCTAATGTAGATATCAAAGAATTAAATGAGAAAATCAATAAAAACAGTGCTTTTATTGATATGCTCATGATGGAAATGAACAAAGTTATCGTTGGACAGAAACACATGACCGAAAGACTATTAATTGGTCTTCTTTCAAATGGACATATTCTACTTGAGGGTGTTCCTGGACTAGCAAAAACATTAGCCATTAATACACTTGCAAACACCTTAGACGCTAATTTTAGCAGAATTCAGTTTACGCCAGACTTATTGCCTGCCGATGTTTTAGGAACTCAAATTTATAGTCCTAAAAACGAAACGTTTTCAATAAAAAAAGGACCTATTTTCGCCAACTTTGTTCTTGCAGATGAAATAAATAGAGCACCTGCAAAAGTTCAATCAGCATTACTTGAAGCTATGCAAGAACGCCAAATAACTATTGGAGAGGAAAGCTTCAAACTGGATGAACCTTTCTTAGTTTTAGCTACTCAAAACCCAGTTGAACAAGAAGGTACATATCCACTTCCAGAAGCACAAGTAGACAGATTTATGTTAAAGGTAGTTATAGACTACCCTAAAAAAGAAGAAGAAAAACTTATCGTTAGACATAATCTAGCGAAATCGTTCCCAACCGCAAATCAAATTCTTAAGACTAAAGACATCCTTGCTGCACGTGAACTCGTTAAAGAAGTTTATATGGATGAAAAAATCGAGCAATACATTGTTGACATAGTATTTGCAACAAGATACCCAGAACAATATGGCCTCAAGAAATTTGAAAACCTAATTAGCTTCGGCGCATCTCCTAGAGCAAGTATTAGTTTAGCTCTCGCCTCTAAAGCATATGCATTTATTCAGCGAAGAGGTTACGTCATACCTGAAGATATACGCTCAATCTGTCATGATGTGCTACGCCACAGAATTGGCTTATCATATGAAGCTGAAGCTGAAAATATTTCTTCTGAAGACATTATAACAGAAATACTAAACACTGTTGAAATTCCATAA
- a CDS encoding protein BatD has protein sequence MKKNWIAIIIILSPLIAIGQELKLSVSKNPVAVGEEFRIEFSIEGSASEFKGPSLNGLRKLSGPNQSSSSSMQIINGKVSSSKTTSFTYYVTALNEGTLTIGEASVKSEGKIIRSQAGQMQITKANPKSKQANSYNISENVYLKATTNRTEIFQGEQIVVSYKLYSKINLADINLTLVPELNDFWKEEIETNSGAKLEVIDGVKHNVWEISRFILTPQKSGKLKIDPMSINVTVQIKNKRSRDPFGDPFGFFSSYQNIEEEISSKNINVTVKDLPEGAPENFSGAVGKFELKSSVDKSSIEANQALNYKLTLSGNGNIHLIDEVEVKFPPNFETYDPQKNDKTFSSKNGIAGKVEFEHLLIPRYKGEYEIKGVDFCYFNPKTKTYKTITTKPIVINVLKGSGNDNSYISSDELKSNASSQLKPIISTTELKKDEERPFNKWFFVILLVLPILALGGYFIRLLIQAKNDANPVLRKFRKSLKIAQKRLKNAQKHLENNKKELFFEEIEKSLWMYFSNKFNVNPADLSKETINYFFTKNNIPKKVSTNFTSIIEKCEFCRFAPSSLEAEDMEKVFELATNVIVEVEQDLKK, from the coding sequence ATGAAAAAGAATTGGATAGCCATTATTATCATACTTTCACCTCTAATTGCCATTGGTCAAGAACTAAAACTTAGCGTCAGTAAAAATCCCGTGGCGGTTGGTGAAGAATTTAGAATAGAATTTTCTATCGAAGGTTCAGCTTCTGAGTTTAAAGGTCCAAGCCTAAATGGTTTACGTAAACTTAGTGGTCCTAACCAATCTAGTAGCAGTAGTATGCAAATCATAAACGGAAAGGTTAGTAGCTCAAAAACTACTTCTTTCACCTATTATGTAACGGCTCTAAATGAGGGTACTTTAACCATTGGCGAAGCCAGTGTTAAATCTGAAGGGAAAATTATTCGTTCGCAAGCTGGTCAAATGCAAATCACCAAAGCAAACCCAAAAAGTAAACAAGCAAACAGTTACAATATTTCCGAAAACGTTTATCTGAAAGCTACTACTAATAGAACAGAAATTTTTCAGGGGGAACAAATTGTTGTTAGTTATAAATTATACTCAAAAATTAATCTTGCTGACATTAACTTAACCCTTGTACCAGAATTAAATGATTTTTGGAAAGAAGAAATAGAGACTAATTCTGGAGCAAAACTAGAGGTCATAGACGGTGTAAAACATAACGTTTGGGAAATAAGCCGATTTATTCTAACCCCTCAAAAGAGTGGTAAACTAAAAATTGACCCAATGAGTATAAACGTAACAGTTCAAATTAAAAACAAAAGAAGTCGAGATCCTTTTGGTGACCCATTTGGATTTTTCAGTTCATATCAAAACATTGAAGAAGAAATTTCTTCTAAAAATATAAACGTAACTGTCAAAGATTTACCAGAAGGTGCCCCAGAAAATTTCAGTGGTGCAGTTGGTAAATTTGAATTAAAATCGTCTGTTGATAAATCAAGTATCGAAGCAAATCAAGCATTAAACTATAAACTTACTCTTTCAGGCAATGGGAATATTCATCTTATAGACGAGGTGGAAGTAAAATTTCCGCCAAATTTTGAGACATATGACCCTCAAAAAAATGACAAAACATTTAGCTCAAAAAATGGAATTGCCGGAAAAGTTGAATTCGAACACCTACTTATCCCTAGGTACAAAGGAGAATATGAAATTAAAGGTGTTGACTTCTGTTATTTTAACCCAAAAACAAAAACATACAAAACAATAACCACTAAGCCGATAGTTATAAATGTTCTAAAAGGCTCAGGAAATGACAACTCATACATTAGCTCAGATGAACTAAAATCAAATGCTAGCTCTCAATTAAAACCCATAATTTCTACAACTGAACTAAAGAAAGATGAAGAAAGACCCTTCAATAAATGGTTTTTCGTTATTCTATTAGTGTTACCAATTTTAGCACTTGGAGGATATTTCATAAGGCTGTTAATTCAAGCAAAAAACGATGCTAATCCAGTTTTAAGAAAATTCAGGAAATCACTTAAAATCGCTCAAAAAAGACTGAAAAACGCTCAAAAACACCTTGAAAATAATAAAAAAGAACTGTTTTTTGAAGAAATAGAGAAATCATTATGGATGTATTTTTCCAATAAATTCAATGTTAACCCTGCCGATTTATCCAAAGAAACGATAAATTACTTTTTCACTAAAAATAATATCCCTAAAAAAGTATCAACAAACTTTACTTCTATAATTGAAAAGTGTGAGTTTTGTCGTTTTGCACCCTCATCCCTTGAAGCTGAAGATATGGAAAAAGTATTTGAATTGGCTACAAATGTAATAGTCGAAGTTGAACAAGATTTAAAGAAATGA
- a CDS encoding DUF4293 domain-containing protein: MIQRVQSIYLFFAILFMLAITYFLAVTVDANNNVSFTYDSIYAHVTILISSFLLLYSIFQFKNRKKQLLLNQVSKLFLSATFFILFFTKGESMPQEGMFVFIIPYVLILIANRFIKKDEKLVESADRLR; encoded by the coding sequence ATGATACAGAGAGTTCAGTCAATTTACCTATTCTTCGCAATATTATTTATGCTGGCAATAACCTATTTTTTGGCAGTTACGGTTGATGCTAATAATAATGTCAGTTTTACTTATGATTCTATATATGCACATGTAACGATATTAATCTCCTCATTTTTATTGCTTTATTCTATCTTTCAATTCAAAAACAGGAAAAAACAATTGCTACTTAATCAGGTGTCAAAACTATTTTTGTCAGCTACATTTTTTATCCTATTCTTCACTAAGGGTGAAAGTATGCCACAAGAAGGAATGTTTGTTTTTATAATTCCTTATGTATTAATCCTCATTGCTAATCGATTTATCAAAAAAGATGAAAAGTTGGTTGAGTCTGCCGATAGATTGCGTTAA
- a CDS encoding tetratricopeptide repeat protein — translation MRLKLIVIILFVCAIVKADSQLDSLFIKGNAHYFEEQYSEAIDAYNQILDSNYHSFELYYNLGNSYFQFGKIPKSILYYEKALTLEKGNKSCQNNLELALTRIEKIDPITRLFYVKWWNNFSSLLSLNWWSILLISSIWSICIFIVLFTKNRKKWIFNSMISSMVICLIFAFAMISANNKKNQISSIVMTDSKLYSSSDLKSDIGLIKAGNKAIIKEIVTNSENSDIALIQLADGQIAYINASEIRFIK, via the coding sequence ATGAGACTTAAATTAATTGTCATAATATTATTTGTATGTGCTATAGTTAAAGCAGACTCACAACTAGACAGCCTATTTATAAAAGGAAATGCACATTACTTTGAAGAACAATATTCAGAAGCTATCGATGCATACAATCAAATATTAGACTCCAACTATCATTCATTTGAACTTTACTACAACTTAGGGAATAGTTATTTCCAATTTGGAAAAATACCTAAGAGTATACTCTATTATGAAAAAGCGCTAACTCTAGAAAAAGGAAATAAATCATGTCAAAATAATTTAGAATTAGCTTTAACCCGAATAGAAAAGATTGATCCTATTACTAGATTATTTTATGTGAAGTGGTGGAATAACTTCTCGTCATTATTAAGTTTAAACTGGTGGTCAATTCTATTAATTTCTTCTATTTGGTCAATCTGTATTTTTATTGTCCTTTTTACTAAAAATCGAAAAAAATGGATTTTTAATTCTATGATAAGCTCAATGGTTATTTGTCTAATTTTTGCATTTGCAATGATTTCAGCCAATAATAAGAAAAATCAAATTTCTTCAATAGTAATGACAGATTCTAAACTTTACTCATCTTCTGATTTAAAATCTGACATTGGTTTAATTAAAGCCGGGAATAAAGCCATTATAAAAGAAATAGTCACAAACTCTGAGAATAGTGATATAGCTTTAATTCAATTGGCAGATGGTCAAATAGCATACATTAATGCATCAGAAATTAGGTTTATCAAATGA
- a CDS encoding tetratricopeptide repeat protein, translating to MKSNLLLLILLFFTIDVLAQHPNSLVRKGNASYTDSLYSEAEQKYREALIKDQNSYAASFNLADAIYKQEKFSESTSLFKALSEKTQNKIEKSESLHNLGNSLMKEQKINEAIDAYKNALRNNPKDMDTKHNLAYAQRIKNQQQKQEEEKEEEQDKDEEKEEEKEEEEKQEDEKEEEKNEQEQNENSEEESKEEPTKPQDPNEMTEDEAEQILDALQQQEKELQEDLQKKKNKGVKLKILKDW from the coding sequence ATGAAAAGTAATCTTCTACTATTAATACTGTTGTTTTTTACAATCGACGTATTGGCACAACACCCCAATAGTTTGGTTCGTAAGGGTAATGCTTCATATACTGATTCACTCTATTCAGAGGCTGAACAAAAGTATAGAGAAGCGCTAATAAAAGATCAAAACTCGTATGCTGCATCCTTCAATTTAGCTGATGCTATCTACAAGCAAGAAAAATTTTCAGAATCCACTTCTCTTTTCAAAGCCTTATCTGAAAAAACTCAGAATAAAATTGAAAAATCAGAAAGCCTTCACAATCTAGGGAATTCCTTAATGAAAGAACAAAAAATCAATGAGGCTATCGATGCTTATAAAAATGCTTTGAGAAATAATCCTAAAGACATGGATACAAAACATAATTTAGCCTATGCACAGCGGATTAAAAATCAACAGCAAAAACAAGAAGAAGAGAAGGAAGAGGAACAAGATAAAGACGAGGAAAAAGAGGAAGAGAAAGAAGAAGAGGAGAAACAAGAGGATGAAAAGGAAGAAGAAAAAAATGAACAAGAGCAAAATGAAAACTCTGAAGAAGAAAGCAAAGAAGAACCTACAAAGCCTCAGGACCCTAACGAAATGACTGAAGATGAAGCGGAACAAATCCTAGATGCCTTACAACAACAGGAAAAGGAACTTCAAGAGGATTTACAAAAGAAAAAAAATAAAGGTGTAAAGCTTAAAATTCTAAAAGATTGGTAG
- a CDS encoding metallophosphoesterase family protein has translation MKIGLLSDTHSYLHPKVFEHFKNCDEIWHAGDIGSEEVIDKLNAFKPTRAVHGNIDNHKIRSICPKDLRFKCQGVDVWMTHIGGYPYKYTPTIREELDKDCPKLFICGHSHILKVMYDKNRDLLHMNPGAAGKYGIHKSITMLRFDIINGDIKNLELIELDKN, from the coding sequence ATGAAGATAGGTCTTCTTTCCGATACACATTCTTACTTACACCCAAAGGTATTTGAGCATTTTAAAAATTGTGACGAGATTTGGCATGCAGGAGATATCGGCTCTGAAGAAGTAATTGATAAACTCAACGCTTTTAAGCCAACAAGAGCCGTTCATGGCAACATTGATAATCACAAAATCAGAAGTATTTGCCCCAAAGATTTACGTTTCAAATGCCAAGGAGTAGATGTATGGATGACTCACATCGGTGGATATCCCTATAAATATACACCTACTATTAGAGAAGAACTTGACAAGGATTGTCCTAAATTATTCATCTGTGGACATTCGCATATTTTAAAGGTGATGTACGATAAAAACAGAGACTTACTCCATATGAATCCAGGAGCAGCTGGAAAATATGGAATCCACAAATCTATAACTATGCTTCGTTTTGATATTATTAATGGGGATATTAAAAACTTAGAGTTGATTGAGCTTGATAAAAATTAA
- a CDS encoding VWA domain-containing protein: MWSNWTYYNPDFLYLLCLVPLLWVWYYFNQKKQSAQLQVSTLEGIQTKSWKEKGRHVLFFLRTLAISLLIVAFARPQSTLSWEDMTTEGIDIIISMDISGSMLAQDLKPDRLEASKKVAMDFISGRPNDRIGLVIFAGESFTQCPLTTDHQVLQNLFGNVKSGMVDDGTAIGMGLATAVNRLKESEAISKVIILLTDGVNNQGTVAPLTAAKIAQKFGIRVYTIGVGTQGFAPYPFKTPFGTTVYQDVEVQIDEETLQDIASVTNGKYFRATSNKALEKIYKEIDKLERSKIEVKEYHKKKEEFFIITLIAFGLLILEFLLKLSIFKSIT, encoded by the coding sequence ATGTGGAGTAACTGGACATATTATAATCCTGACTTCTTGTACCTATTGTGCTTAGTGCCACTATTATGGGTATGGTATTATTTCAATCAAAAAAAGCAATCGGCACAGCTACAAGTTTCTACATTAGAAGGAATTCAAACGAAAAGTTGGAAAGAAAAAGGAAGGCATGTTCTTTTCTTTTTAAGAACACTTGCTATTTCTCTTCTTATAGTCGCATTTGCCAGACCTCAATCTACACTATCGTGGGAAGATATGACTACCGAAGGTATCGACATCATTATTTCTATGGATATTTCGGGAAGTATGTTAGCTCAAGACTTAAAACCAGATAGACTAGAAGCATCCAAAAAAGTGGCGATGGACTTCATTTCTGGTCGTCCCAATGATAGAATTGGACTAGTCATTTTCGCCGGAGAAAGCTTTACTCAGTGTCCACTAACTACGGATCATCAAGTTTTACAAAATTTATTTGGGAATGTGAAAAGTGGAATGGTTGATGATGGAACAGCTATTGGCATGGGATTAGCTACTGCTGTAAATAGATTGAAAGAAAGCGAGGCTATCAGTAAAGTTATAATACTTCTAACAGATGGCGTAAATAATCAAGGAACAGTAGCACCACTAACTGCCGCAAAAATCGCCCAAAAATTCGGCATTAGAGTATATACAATTGGAGTAGGAACTCAAGGCTTCGCCCCCTACCCTTTTAAAACACCTTTTGGGACTACCGTTTACCAAGATGTTGAAGTACAAATTGATGAAGAAACTTTACAAGACATCGCTTCAGTAACTAATGGAAAATATTTTAGAGCAACATCTAACAAAGCTTTAGAAAAAATTTACAAGGAGATTGATAAGTTAGAACGATCAAAAATTGAAGTAAAGGAATATCACAAAAAGAAAGAAGAGTTTTTTATCATTACCCTGATTGCATTTGGTCTATTAATCCTTGAGTTTTTGTTAAAACTCAGCATTTTTAAAAGCATTACCTGA
- the truA gene encoding tRNA pseudouridine(38-40) synthase TruA, with protein MKQRYFIELMYDGTAYHGWQVQPNSSTVQEQINLALSTVLGEEINVVGAGRTDTGVHAKQMFAHFDSLISFNEIDLAYKLNSFLKNDISIVRVFKVEDSAHSRFDAISRKYEYLIHTNKNPFLLNKSWYFHGLLDINMMNEACKLLLNYSDFTSFSKLHTQTKTNNCSVTSALWKKVDDSLVFTIEADRFLRNMVRAIVGTLIAVGEKKISIEDFIQIIESKDRANAGVSVPAYGLYLVNVNYPKTICNE; from the coding sequence ATGAAGCAAAGATATTTCATAGAGTTAATGTACGATGGCACAGCCTATCATGGTTGGCAAGTTCAGCCTAATTCATCTACAGTTCAAGAACAAATTAACCTGGCTTTAAGTACTGTTTTAGGTGAGGAAATAAATGTAGTTGGAGCGGGTAGGACCGATACTGGTGTACACGCCAAACAAATGTTTGCTCATTTCGACAGCTTAATATCTTTTAATGAAATAGACCTCGCTTATAAGTTAAATTCATTTTTGAAGAATGATATAAGTATTGTAAGAGTTTTTAAAGTTGAAGATTCTGCTCACTCACGATTTGATGCTATTTCAAGAAAGTATGAGTATTTGATTCATACGAATAAAAATCCTTTTCTATTGAATAAGTCTTGGTACTTTCACGGATTATTGGATATTAACATGATGAATGAAGCCTGCAAATTATTGCTCAATTATTCTGACTTTACCTCCTTTTCTAAATTACACACACAGACTAAAACAAATAATTGTTCGGTTACATCAGCATTATGGAAAAAAGTTGATGACAGTTTAGTATTCACTATTGAGGCGGATAGATTTTTAAGAAATATGGTGAGGGCTATTGTTGGGACACTTATTGCAGTGGGAGAAAAAAAGATTTCTATTGAAGATTTTATTCAAATAATTGAAAGTAAGGATAGAGCTAATGCGGGTGTTTCTGTACCTGCATACGGATTGTACCTGGTGAATGTTAACTACCCTAAAACTATTTGTAATGAGTAA
- a CDS encoding ABC transporter ATP-binding protein: MSKVEGKTFDITLLKRVMGYVKPYKSLFLGTSLFAILIAFLSPARPILIQYAFDNFILSPDEHKLMLITLLLVLLLIAESVFQYFYTYWANFLGQSVIKDLRLQTYKKIINFRQQFFDKNPIGSLVTRVVSDIETISEIFSQGLLVIIADVLKLIIVIVVMFVTDWRLTLFSLASIPLLLIATYWFKRSIKSAFQDVRKQVSALNTFVQEHIVGMYIVQLFNREKEEFSRFKKINEAHRDAHIRSIWYYSIFFPVVEILSAFSVGLLIWWGGIESVMSDEVTLGELIAFILYIHMLFRPIRQLADRFNVLQMGMVAAERVFKIIDNSESISDDGALELKDCAGEIEFKNVWFAYNDEDWVLKGVSFKVKAGDTLAIIGATGSGKSTIINLLTRNYNINKGEIFIDGKNYLEYSLDSLRKNIAVVLQDVFLFSNSVLNNITLGREIAFEDVQKYARDIEIEEFIQSLPNGYDYDVRERGNMLSLGQRQLISFLRAYVIQPKILVLDEATSSIDSESEFLIQRSTEKLTKGRTSIVIAHRLATIQNATKILLLDDGEVAEEGTHSELILLDKKYRTLFDLQFK, from the coding sequence ATGAGTAAAGTTGAGGGTAAAACATTTGATATTACATTACTTAAACGAGTGATGGGCTATGTGAAACCTTATAAATCGCTGTTTTTAGGCACTTCATTATTTGCGATTTTGATTGCCTTTTTATCTCCTGCAAGACCTATACTTATTCAATATGCTTTTGATAATTTTATTTTGAGCCCTGATGAGCATAAGTTGATGCTCATTACTTTACTACTTGTTTTGCTTTTAATTGCAGAAAGTGTATTTCAATATTTTTATACTTATTGGGCAAACTTTTTAGGCCAAAGCGTTATAAAGGATTTGAGGCTACAGACTTATAAAAAGATAATCAATTTCAGACAACAGTTTTTCGATAAAAATCCAATAGGTTCATTGGTTACAAGAGTTGTCTCAGATATTGAAACGATTTCTGAAATTTTTTCTCAAGGATTATTAGTCATAATTGCGGATGTTTTAAAGCTTATTATTGTTATCGTTGTGATGTTTGTTACAGACTGGAGACTTACGTTATTCAGTCTAGCATCAATTCCACTTTTACTCATTGCCACATATTGGTTTAAACGATCTATTAAATCAGCATTTCAGGATGTTAGAAAGCAGGTTTCAGCTTTAAATACCTTTGTTCAAGAGCATATTGTTGGTATGTATATAGTTCAACTTTTCAACAGAGAAAAAGAAGAGTTTAGTAGGTTTAAGAAAATTAACGAAGCACACAGAGATGCACATATTCGTTCTATTTGGTATTATTCTATATTTTTTCCAGTAGTTGAAATATTATCAGCCTTTTCTGTTGGTTTACTAATTTGGTGGGGAGGTATAGAGTCTGTAATGTCTGATGAAGTAACTTTGGGAGAACTCATTGCTTTCATACTTTATATTCACATGTTGTTCCGACCAATTAGGCAGTTAGCCGATCGTTTTAATGTGCTTCAAATGGGAATGGTTGCTGCTGAACGTGTTTTTAAAATTATCGATAATTCTGAATCCATTTCTGATGATGGTGCTTTAGAGCTAAAAGATTGCGCTGGAGAGATTGAGTTTAAAAATGTTTGGTTTGCATACAATGACGAAGACTGGGTTTTAAAAGGAGTTTCATTTAAAGTTAAAGCCGGAGATACACTAGCAATTATTGGGGCAACTGGCTCAGGAAAATCTACAATCATAAACCTCCTAACACGAAATTACAATATAAATAAAGGAGAAATATTCATTGATGGCAAAAACTATTTGGAATACAGTTTAGATTCTCTTCGTAAAAATATTGCAGTGGTTTTGCAGGATGTTTTTTTGTTTTCAAATTCAGTTTTAAATAATATTACTTTAGGAAGGGAAATTGCATTTGAAGATGTACAAAAATATGCACGCGATATTGAAATTGAAGAATTTATTCAATCACTTCCAAATGGATATGATTATGATGTTAGAGAGAGGGGTAATATGCTGTCGTTAGGTCAAAGACAGTTAATTTCTTTTTTAAGAGCATATGTTATTCAGCCAAAAATATTAGTTTTAGATGAAGCAACATCAAGTATTGATTCTGAAAGCGAATTTTTAATACAACGTTCTACTGAAAAACTGACAAAAGGAAGAACCTCAATAGTTATTGCTCATAGGCTAGCTACAATTCAAAACGCAACTAAAATATTGTTATTGGATGATGGTGAAGTAGCTGAAGAAGGAACGCATTCTGAGTTGATTTTACTTGATAAAAAATACAGAACACTTTTTGATTTACAATTCAAATAA
- a CDS encoding DUF58 domain-containing protein, which produces METSDLLKKVRKIELKTRGLSNHIFAGEYHTAFKGKGMAFSEVREYQPGDDIRTIDWNVTARFNTPFIKVFEEERELTVMLMIDVSGSKNFGTQKQMKQELVTELSAVLAFSAIQNNDKIGVIFFSDKVEKFIPPKKGKSHILRIIRELIAFEPENKGTDIGEALRFFNNVIKKRAVCFVISDFMGDNFEAPLKIANKKHDVITIRINDKREEELPDIGLIQMKDAETGEVKWIDTGNKLIRQNYKKNYLRNKEEVNQLFKNSGVDTIQLRTDMDYIKPLIQFFKRRVK; this is translated from the coding sequence ATGGAAACAAGTGACTTATTAAAAAAAGTTCGTAAAATAGAATTGAAGACTAGAGGTCTTTCCAATCACATTTTTGCTGGAGAATACCATACTGCTTTTAAAGGCAAAGGGATGGCATTCAGTGAAGTAAGAGAATATCAACCTGGTGATGATATTCGAACAATCGATTGGAATGTTACTGCTAGATTCAACACTCCTTTTATTAAAGTTTTTGAAGAAGAAAGAGAGTTAACCGTAATGTTAATGATTGATGTCAGTGGCTCAAAAAACTTCGGCACTCAAAAACAAATGAAACAAGAACTCGTTACCGAGTTATCAGCCGTATTGGCATTTTCTGCCATTCAAAATAACGATAAAATTGGAGTCATCTTTTTTAGTGATAAAGTCGAAAAGTTCATTCCCCCTAAAAAAGGAAAATCGCACATCCTTAGAATAATAAGAGAGTTGATTGCTTTTGAACCTGAAAACAAAGGAACTGACATTGGAGAAGCTCTTCGCTTTTTCAATAATGTGATAAAAAAACGTGCGGTTTGCTTTGTAATTTCTGACTTTATGGGTGATAACTTTGAGGCACCATTGAAAATCGCTAATAAAAAACACGATGTAATTACCATCAGAATCAATGACAAAAGAGAAGAAGAACTTCCTGATATTGGACTAATCCAAATGAAAGATGCGGAGACTGGTGAAGTTAAATGGATTGATACTGGTAACAAGTTGATTCGTCAGAACTACAAGAAGAACTATTTACGAAATAAAGAAGAAGTCAATCAATTATTTAAAAATAGCGGTGTTGATACTATACAGTTGAGAACAGATATGGACTATATCAAACCCTTAATTCAGTTTTTCAAAAGACGAGTAAAATGA